A genomic stretch from Eubacterium sulci ATCC 35585 includes:
- a CDS encoding peptide transporter — MNGKQLTVRGMVIGAIGSVIITCSSMFIALKLSSLPWPIMFVALFSMVCLKALGNTSLNEINVTHTAMSAGAMVAGGVAFTIPGIFILNPNAEISLVQLLVIALGGTALGLIFTALMRKYFIETQELPYAMGQAAADLLEVGDKGGKKSVLLFTSFGIAGLFAVLRDWFTKIPQTWFSKGMMKYGSVGGFYISPMLVAIGYIVGPLFIGVWFLGAVVGDFGILIFGQKFGFFTLQQATDIKQSLGLGMMVGTGIGILIKGILPNLKKIFGAMFSKENTGDSVLPMRWAPIFLVLLVFVLTYVCNLGIIASVITIIGVWLTTSMSSQCVGQSGINPMEIFGIFVLLVVKTISSIGQNEALFVAAIVAIACGLTGDVMNDFKAGHILKTNAKAQWIAEVIGGFIGAIVSVFVFYFMLKAYGGNAFNDGTFAAAQAHAVSAMITGISNYPVFMFGLVAAAILYCLKLPVMTFGLGVYLPFYLSATAFIGGALRFIVDKFLPNFEKESKGQIIASGVLGGEGVVGVVIAIIVAVKAIA; from the coding sequence ATGAATGGTAAACAACTAACCGTAAGGGGTATGGTTATCGGTGCTATAGGTTCAGTAATTATTACTTGCAGCTCTATGTTCATCGCACTGAAGCTAAGCTCGCTTCCATGGCCAATAATGTTTGTGGCTCTGTTTTCAATGGTTTGCCTTAAGGCGCTAGGTAACACAAGTCTCAATGAGATAAATGTTACACATACTGCTATGTCAGCAGGTGCAATGGTTGCAGGTGGTGTGGCTTTCACCATACCAGGAATATTTATTCTTAATCCAAATGCGGAGATTTCCCTTGTGCAACTTCTTGTAATCGCACTTGGAGGTACAGCCTTAGGCTTGATATTTACAGCTTTGATGCGTAAATATTTCATAGAGACTCAGGAACTCCCATATGCTATGGGACAAGCTGCTGCAGACTTATTAGAAGTAGGAGATAAGGGAGGCAAAAAATCGGTACTGCTCTTCACATCATTTGGCATAGCTGGCCTATTTGCTGTGTTAAGAGATTGGTTTACTAAGATACCTCAGACCTGGTTTAGTAAGGGAATGATGAAGTATGGATCTGTCGGAGGATTCTATATTTCACCTATGCTAGTTGCTATTGGATATATTGTAGGTCCTTTATTTATAGGTGTATGGTTCTTAGGCGCTGTTGTAGGTGATTTTGGAATTCTAATCTTTGGACAAAAGTTTGGATTTTTTACTTTACAGCAAGCCACTGACATCAAACAGTCACTAGGACTTGGAATGATGGTCGGAACAGGAATAGGTATTTTAATTAAGGGAATACTCCCTAATTTGAAAAAGATATTTGGAGCTATGTTTAGCAAGGAAAACACAGGTGATTCAGTTCTTCCAATGAGATGGGCGCCTATATTTCTTGTTTTGCTCGTATTTGTACTTACATACGTTTGCAATCTAGGCATAATAGCTTCGGTAATTACTATAATAGGTGTTTGGCTAACAACATCTATGTCATCACAGTGCGTGGGACAATCAGGAATAAATCCAATGGAAATCTTCGGTATATTTGTTCTACTGGTTGTTAAGACAATAAGTTCAATCGGCCAAAATGAGGCGCTATTTGTAGCAGCAATTGTTGCAATTGCATGCGGTCTCACAGGCGATGTAATGAACGATTTTAAGGCCGGACACATACTTAAGACAAATGCTAAGGCTCAGTGGATTGCTGAGGTTATTGGTGGTTTTATAGGTGCAATTGTATCTGTTTTTGTTTTCTACTTCATGCTAAAGGCATACGGAGGGAATGCATTCAATGATGGTACATTTGCTGCAGCGCAGGCTCACGCAGTTTCTGCTATGATTACGGGTATATCGAACTATCCTGTATTTATGTTCGGACTAGTTGCAGCGGCGATTCTGTATTGTCTAAAGCTTCCAGTTATGACATTTGGTCTTGGTGTATATCTACCGTTTTATCTATCTGCTACTGCATTCATAGGTGGAGCGCTTAGATTTATAGTAGATAAATTCCTTCCAAACTTTGAGAAGGAGAGCAAGGGACAGATCATCGCTTCCGGCGTCTTAGGAGGCGAAGGTGTAGTTGGTGTAGTAATCGCAATTATCGTTGCGGTTAAGGCTATAGCATAG
- a CDS encoding 50S ribosomal protein L32 — protein sequence MAVPKRKTSKAKRDMRRSPNMKKSLPGISICPQCHQPKLPHRVCPTCNYYDGKEIVATEEA from the coding sequence ATGGCAGTTCCAAAGAGGAAAACATCAAAGGCCAAAAGAGATATGAGAAGATCACCGAATATGAAGAAATCATTACCGGGAATTTCGATCTGCCCTCAATGTCATCAGCCAAAGCTTCCACACAGAGTTTGCCCAACATGTAACTATTATGATGGCAAAGAAATAGTGGCAACAGAAGAAGCTTAA
- a CDS encoding acetate kinase, with protein sequence MKVLVINCGSSSLKYQVLDMTDETLLAKGLVERIGMDGSVINHTKTGCDKVVMEVPMKDHKDAIAQVLAAVQDKGHGVVKNMDEIGAVGHRVVHAGEMYAESVLITESVIQALEDCIELAPLHNPPNLLGIAACKELMPKTPMVAVFDTAFHQTMPPQSYLYALPYEYYEKYRVRRYGFHGTSHKYVAQKAAQMMSVNINDLKLITCHLGNGASVTAIKHGRVINTSMGFTPLEGLVMGTRSGDIDPAIVNYIKEKEGLTDAQVNDVLNKKSGVYGISGVSSDFRDLETAVNDGNERAALALRIFAQKVRFYIGAYIAEMNGVDAIIFTAGVGENDISMREIICTDLGNLGIKLDPIKNKVRGHETKISTDDSKVQLLLIPTNEELMIARDTYSIARKINR encoded by the coding sequence ATGAAAGTATTAGTTATCAACTGTGGTAGTTCATCACTTAAGTATCAGGTTCTTGATATGACAGATGAAACTCTTCTTGCAAAGGGATTAGTTGAGAGAATTGGTATGGATGGATCAGTTATCAACCATACTAAGACAGGATGTGACAAGGTTGTAATGGAAGTTCCTATGAAGGACCACAAGGATGCAATCGCTCAGGTTCTGGCAGCAGTTCAGGATAAGGGACATGGCGTTGTAAAGAACATGGACGAAATCGGTGCTGTAGGACACAGAGTTGTACACGCTGGAGAAATGTATGCAGAATCAGTTCTAATTACAGAGTCAGTTATCCAGGCTCTTGAGGATTGTATCGAGCTTGCTCCACTTCACAACCCACCAAACCTACTTGGTATAGCTGCATGCAAGGAACTTATGCCTAAGACTCCGATGGTAGCGGTATTTGATACAGCTTTCCATCAGACAATGCCACCACAGTCATACCTATATGCTCTTCCATATGAATATTATGAGAAGTATCGTGTAAGAAGATACGGATTCCACGGAACATCACATAAGTATGTTGCTCAGAAGGCTGCACAGATGATGAGCGTTAACATTAACGATCTAAAGCTTATCACATGCCACCTTGGTAATGGTGCTTCAGTTACAGCTATCAAGCACGGTAGAGTAATCAATACATCAATGGGATTCACACCACTTGAGGGTCTAGTAATGGGAACACGAAGCGGTGACATTGACCCAGCTATCGTTAACTACATCAAGGAGAAGGAAGGCCTAACAGATGCACAGGTAAACGATGTACTTAACAAGAAGTCAGGTGTATATGGTATTTCAGGCGTTTCAAGTGACTTCAGAGACCTTGAGACTGCTGTTAATGACGGAAACGAAAGAGCAGCTCTTGCTCTAAGAATCTTTGCTCAGAAGGTTAGATTCTACATCGGCGCTTACATTGCAGAGATGAACGGTGTTGATGCTATCATCTTTACAGCTGGTGTAGGTGAGAACGATATCTCAATGAGAGAAATCATTTGTACAGACCTTGGTAACCTAGGAATCAAGCTAGATCCAATTAAGAACAAGGTAAGAGGTCATGAGACAAAGATCTCAACAGATGACTCTAAGGTTCAGCTTCTACTTATCCCAACAAACGAAGAGCTGATGATTGCAAGAGATACATACAGCATCGCAAGAAAAATTAATAGATAA
- the coaD gene encoding phosphopantetheine adenylyltransferase (Catalyzes the conversion of ATP and pantetheine 4'-phosphate to diphosphate and 3'-dephospho-coA), with protein MTNGHLDVIERASKMFDQIVVGVVSNPNKVPLFGLKERKELIKTAIAHLPNVTVDDFDGLLANYVNQNGFNAVIRGLRATSDFEYEIQMAQMNARLFNEGIESIFLMTSPKYSFISSSMIKEVVSLNGNIDGLVPENILNEIKKKYSL; from the coding sequence ATGACAAATGGACATCTTGATGTCATAGAACGTGCATCTAAGATGTTTGATCAGATCGTTGTGGGGGTCGTTTCGAATCCAAACAAGGTGCCACTTTTTGGACTTAAGGAGAGAAAGGAACTAATTAAGACTGCAATAGCGCATCTGCCTAATGTTACAGTAGACGACTTTGATGGACTGCTAGCAAATTACGTCAATCAGAATGGATTTAATGCTGTTATAAGAGGTCTAAGAGCTACATCTGATTTCGAATACGAGATTCAGATGGCACAAATGAACGCAAGGCTATTTAATGAGGGAATTGAGTCCATATTTTTGATGACAAGCCCTAAATATTCATTTATAAGCTCAAGTATGATTAAAGAAGTTGTTTCATTAAATGGAAATATAGATGGTTTAGTACCAGAGAATATCTTAAACGAGATTAAGAAGAAATACTCATTATAG
- a CDS encoding 50S ribosomal protein L28 encodes MSRKCEICGKGQVSGNNVSHSMRHTRRKWNANIQTVRINDNGTVRRANVCTRCMRSNKIDRAL; translated from the coding sequence ATGTCAAGAAAGTGTGAGATTTGTGGAAAAGGTCAGGTTTCCGGAAATAATGTTTCCCATTCAATGAGACATACAAGAAGAAAATGGAATGCTAACATTCAGACCGTAAGAATCAATGACAACGGTACAGTAAGAAGAGCGAATGTATGCACAAGGTGCATGAGATCAAACAAGATTGACCGCGCCCTCTAA
- a CDS encoding chaperone protein HtpG has protein sequence MAKKQFKAESKKLLDLMIHSIYTNKEIFLRELISNSSDALDKLYYKSLTSGELGIKRNDFYIRITPDKELRTLTIRDNGIGMSKDELENNLGTIAKSGSLGFKEEQEKNKDENTKAKNIDIIGQFGVGFYSAFMVSDIVSVTSKAFGSDEAYRWVSRGADGYTIEEASLDGHGTEIVLTIKEDTDGENYSSFLEEYTIRNLIKKYSDYIRYPIRMMVEKSRPVGETEEGKAPEFEKYNELETLNSMEPIWKRQKSKVKPEEYNDYYKSKYMDYMDPARVIRTNVEGVSSFTALMFIPGHAPFDYYTKEYEKGLQLYSSGVMIMDKCKDLLPDYFNFVKGLVDSQDLSLNISREMLQQDRQLKNIAKNVEKKIKRDLEDFLKNDRDGYEKFFENFGKQLKYGLYESYGMNREVLEDLVLFYSSTEQKNVTLAEYLERMKDDQNAIYYAAGESIKKIDLLPQTEFVKSKGYEILYLTDEMDEFVFNILGQYKDKPFKSVSAEDIAEDDTEEAKENMKKLEEDNKELLEDIKNALGDKVSEVKLSPRLKSSAVCLTTKGDISLEMEKILSAMPMDQGIKAERVLELNPEHSVFKALNKIKSDDAGGKKLEVYANLLYDQALLISGIQIDDPVEFSKSICKLIVDAN, from the coding sequence ATGGCTAAAAAACAATTTAAAGCAGAATCTAAGAAATTGCTTGATTTGATGATTCACTCTATATACACCAATAAGGAGATATTTTTGCGAGAGCTTATCAGCAATTCAAGCGACGCCTTAGATAAACTATATTACAAAAGCTTGACATCTGGAGAGCTCGGAATCAAAAGAAATGACTTCTATATCCGGATAACACCTGATAAGGAGCTTAGGACACTTACAATTAGAGATAACGGTATCGGAATGAGTAAAGATGAGCTTGAAAATAATCTCGGTACTATTGCAAAGAGTGGCTCGCTAGGCTTCAAGGAAGAACAGGAAAAGAATAAAGACGAGAATACTAAAGCAAAGAATATCGACATCATTGGACAATTTGGTGTTGGATTCTATTCTGCTTTCATGGTATCTGATATCGTAAGCGTTACATCAAAGGCTTTTGGCAGTGATGAGGCATATCGCTGGGTTTCACGTGGTGCAGATGGATATACTATTGAAGAGGCAAGCCTGGATGGACATGGTACAGAAATAGTACTGACTATCAAAGAAGATACAGATGGTGAAAACTACTCTAGCTTCCTTGAGGAATACACAATTAGAAATCTAATTAAAAAGTACTCCGACTACATCAGATACCCTATTCGTATGATGGTTGAAAAATCAAGACCTGTAGGAGAGACAGAGGAAGGCAAAGCACCTGAATTTGAAAAGTATAATGAGCTAGAGACTCTAAACTCAATGGAGCCTATTTGGAAGCGCCAAAAGAGCAAAGTAAAGCCTGAAGAATATAACGATTACTATAAGAGCAAGTACATGGACTATATGGATCCTGCAAGAGTGATTAGAACAAATGTTGAAGGTGTTTCAAGCTTTACGGCTTTGATGTTCATTCCAGGACATGCACCTTTTGATTATTACACTAAGGAATACGAAAAAGGACTTCAGCTCTACTCTAGTGGCGTAATGATTATGGATAAATGCAAGGACCTACTACCTGATTACTTCAACTTTGTCAAAGGACTTGTAGATAGCCAGGACCTTTCTCTCAATATTTCAAGAGAAATGTTGCAACAAGATAGACAGCTTAAGAACATTGCAAAAAATGTTGAAAAAAAGATTAAAAGAGACCTTGAGGACTTCCTAAAGAACGATAGAGATGGATATGAAAAGTTCTTTGAAAACTTCGGTAAACAACTTAAGTATGGGCTCTATGAATCTTATGGTATGAATAGAGAGGTTCTTGAGGACTTAGTTCTATTCTATTCCTCTACTGAGCAGAAAAATGTAACCCTTGCAGAATATCTTGAAAGAATGAAAGATGACCAAAATGCAATATACTATGCAGCTGGTGAATCCATCAAAAAGATAGACCTTCTACCTCAGACTGAATTTGTTAAATCAAAGGGATATGAAATCCTCTATCTAACAGATGAAATGGATGAATTCGTTTTCAATATCCTAGGTCAGTATAAGGATAAGCCTTTCAAGTCTGTGTCTGCTGAGGACATTGCTGAAGACGATACTGAAGAAGCTAAGGAAAATATGAAAAAGCTTGAGGAGGACAACAAAGAACTTCTTGAGGATATCAAGAATGCTCTTGGTGATAAGGTTAGCGAAGTAAAGCTCTCCCCTCGTCTAAAATCATCTGCAGTATGCCTAACTACTAAGGGAGATATATCACTAGAAATGGAAAAAATTCTAAGTGCAATGCCTATGGACCAAGGTATCAAGGCTGAAAGAGTTCTTGAACTAAACCCTGAGCATAGCGTATTTAAAGCACTAAATAAAATTAAGAGTGATGATGCTGGTGGTAAAAAACTAGAAGTTTACGCAAACCTTCTATACGATCAGGCTCTCCTCATTTCTGGAATACAGATTGATGATCCAGTTGAATTTAGCAAATCAATATGTAAGCTCATAGTTGATGCAAACTAA
- a CDS encoding ABC transporter: protein MLKINNLSKIYGDKKAVDNLTLHIQKGEIYGFIGHNGAGKTTTIKSCCGILEFDEGEIFIDGVSIKENPMLCKEKIAYIPDNPDLYEFLSGIKYINLIADIFGVSEEDRAERTRKFADLFGLTSDLAQPISSYSHGMKQKLALISAFVHAPKLIIMDEPFVGLDPKAAFLLKEEMRKHCDNGGAIFFSTHVLEVAEKLCDKVAIIKQGKLIACGTMEEVKGNTSLENVFLNLEGSDA from the coding sequence ATGCTAAAAATAAATAATCTAAGCAAAATATACGGCGACAAAAAGGCTGTAGATAACTTGACATTACATATACAGAAGGGTGAGATTTATGGCTTTATAGGGCATAACGGTGCAGGTAAGACAACTACTATCAAGTCATGTTGTGGAATTTTAGAATTTGATGAAGGCGAAATCTTCATCGATGGAGTATCAATCAAAGAGAATCCTATGCTATGTAAGGAAAAAATTGCATATATCCCTGATAATCCAGATCTATATGAATTTCTATCCGGAATCAAGTATATCAATCTTATAGCAGACATTTTTGGAGTTTCAGAAGAGGATAGAGCAGAGAGAACACGTAAATTTGCAGATTTATTTGGTCTTACATCTGATCTAGCACAGCCAATTAGCTCATACTCACATGGCATGAAGCAGAAGCTTGCCTTGATTTCTGCCTTTGTTCATGCACCTAAGCTTATTATCATGGATGAGCCTTTTGTTGGACTTGATCCTAAGGCGGCATTCCTGCTTAAGGAAGAGATGCGAAAGCACTGCGATAATGGTGGTGCAATATTCTTCTCAACCCATGTGCTTGAAGTGGCAGAAAAGCTCTGTGATAAGGTTGCTATTATAAAGCAGGGTAAGCTAATTGCATGTGGAACCATGGAAGAAGTTAAGGGAAATACTTCACTTGAGAATGTATTCCTCAATTTGGAGGGAAGCGATGCTTAA
- a CDS encoding pirin, producing MNRSVVKKVKGFRTEDGAGVSLVRVLSHKDIEAFDPILMLDSFDSVNPEDYIAGFPMHPHRGIETVSYVYKGGMQHKDSMGNEDTISDGEVQWMTAGSGILHEEALPASERMLGVQLWLNLPAKDKMCKPEYHSIKNADIKEFNIEGGKLRLLAGQFGEHMGHKGNYLPFDYYDIHIASGKSVELDMEEDSSVMIFTLLGSVSIEGEHVEEKTAAKLSDGDKLKITANNGDAQVLFMSSKKLEEPVVWGGPIVMNTRDELLEAFDELDKGTFLKEKIDY from the coding sequence ATGAATAGAAGCGTAGTTAAGAAGGTAAAGGGCTTTAGAACTGAAGATGGAGCAGGGGTTAGTCTCGTGAGAGTTTTGAGTCATAAGGATATAGAGGCATTTGATCCAATTTTGATGCTAGATTCCTTTGATAGTGTGAATCCTGAGGATTACATTGCTGGCTTTCCTATGCACCCACATAGGGGTATTGAGACGGTAAGCTATGTATATAAGGGAGGAATGCAGCACAAGGACTCAATGGGAAATGAAGATACCATTTCTGATGGTGAAGTTCAGTGGATGACAGCCGGATCAGGAATTCTCCACGAAGAAGCTCTTCCTGCAAGTGAGAGGATGCTAGGGGTTCAGCTCTGGCTTAATCTTCCAGCTAAGGATAAGATGTGCAAGCCTGAATATCATAGCATTAAGAATGCTGACATCAAGGAATTTAATATAGAGGGTGGAAAGCTTAGGCTTTTAGCAGGGCAATTTGGTGAGCACATGGGTCACAAAGGAAATTATCTACCTTTTGATTATTATGATATACACATTGCTTCCGGTAAATCTGTAGAGTTAGATATGGAAGAAGATAGTTCCGTTATGATATTTACTCTTTTAGGCAGTGTTTCTATTGAAGGTGAGCATGTAGAAGAAAAGACTGCTGCAAAGCTTTCTGATGGTGATAAACTTAAGATTACAGCTAATAATGGAGATGCACAGGTCCTATTTATGAGTTCTAAGAAGCTTGAAGAGCCTGTTGTATGGGGTGGTCCTATTGTTATGAATACTAGGGATGAACTACTAGAAGCTTTTGATGAGCTGGATAAGGGCACTTTCCTAAAGGAAAAAATAGATTATTAG
- a CDS encoding flavin reductase, with protein sequence MNKNALFKISYGLYVLTSKDGDKHSGCIINTAMQISETPLRVCISINKANYTHDLVMKSKKFNISALSQEADFDTFKHFGFQSGRDVDKFAGYDSYKISENGLAYVTKGTNAFISAEVEETLDSGSHTLFIAKVTDAEILSDVPSTTYDYYQSNIKPKPEKPAESDKTVWVCKVCGYKYEGEELPEDYICPLCKHPASDFEKM encoded by the coding sequence ATGAATAAAAACGCACTATTTAAGATTTCATACGGCTTGTATGTTCTTACATCAAAGGATGGCGACAAGCACAGTGGATGTATCATCAATACAGCAATGCAGATAAGTGAAACTCCTTTAAGAGTCTGTATTTCAATCAACAAGGCTAACTATACTCATGACCTTGTTATGAAGAGCAAGAAATTCAATATTTCTGCCCTAAGTCAGGAAGCAGATTTTGATACATTCAAACACTTTGGATTCCAGAGCGGTAGAGATGTTGATAAGTTTGCAGGCTATGATTCATACAAGATTAGCGAAAATGGTCTTGCTTACGTAACAAAGGGTACAAACGCATTTATTAGCGCTGAGGTTGAAGAAACTCTAGATAGCGGTAGCCACACCCTATTCATTGCAAAGGTTACAGATGCAGAGATTCTTTCAGATGTTCCATCTACTACATATGATTATTACCAGAGCAACATCAAGCCTAAGCCAGAAAAGCCTGCTGAGTCTGACAAGACAGTTTGGGTATGTAAGGTTTGTGGATATAAGTACGAAGGAGAAGAACTTCCAGAAGACTATATCTGCCCTCTTTGCAAGCATCCAGCTTCAGATTTTGAGAAAATGTAA
- a CDS encoding ribonucleotide-diphosphate reductase subunit beta, with translation MSDMIMKKPLFNPEGDIDVRNRSLINFDTTNINDFNNMKYEWVSDWYRQAMNNFWIPEEINMHQDKSDYPKLLPAERTAYDKILSFLVYLDSVQSANLPNISQYVTANEINLCLSIQTFQECIHSQSYSYMLDTICNPTERNDILYQWKTDEHLLNRNRFIGDLYNEFVDNPNKDSFLRVCIANFILEGIYFYSGFMFFYNLGRNGKMPGSVQEIRYINRDENTHLWLFRNMLMELRKEEPGLFNDENLAVLREMIMEGVDQEIAWGKYVIGNEIPGLNEKMVEDYIKYLGNQRYSSLGLGTLYEGYEEEPESMRWVSQYADANMVKTDFFEAKSTAYAKSSAIEDDL, from the coding sequence ATGAGCGATATGATAATGAAAAAGCCTCTATTTAATCCAGAGGGCGATATTGATGTAAGAAATAGAAGTCTTATTAACTTTGATACAACAAATATCAATGACTTCAACAACATGAAATACGAGTGGGTTTCTGACTGGTACAGACAGGCTATGAACAACTTCTGGATTCCTGAGGAAATCAACATGCACCAGGATAAGAGCGATTATCCAAAGCTTCTGCCTGCGGAGAGAACTGCATATGATAAAATTCTGAGCTTTCTAGTTTACCTAGACTCAGTTCAGTCAGCAAATCTACCTAATATCTCACAGTATGTTACAGCAAATGAGATAAACCTATGCCTCTCAATCCAGACTTTTCAGGAGTGCATACACAGCCAGAGCTATAGCTATATGCTAGATACAATCTGTAATCCTACTGAGAGGAACGATATTCTATACCAGTGGAAGACTGATGAACATTTACTTAACAGAAACCGTTTTATCGGTGACCTATATAATGAATTCGTTGATAATCCAAACAAGGATAGCTTCCTAAGAGTTTGTATAGCTAACTTCATTTTAGAGGGTATCTATTTCTACTCAGGATTCATGTTCTTCTATAACCTTGGAAGAAACGGCAAGATGCCAGGAAGTGTTCAGGAAATCAGATACATCAACAGAGATGAGAATACACATCTATGGTTATTCAGAAATATGCTCATGGAGCTTCGTAAAGAAGAGCCAGGTTTATTCAATGATGAGAACCTAGCTGTTCTCCGTGAAATGATTATGGAAGGCGTAGATCAAGAAATCGCTTGGGGTAAGTATGTAATCGGAAATGAAATACCAGGTCTCAACGAGAAGATGGTAGAGGATTACATCAAGTACCTCGGAAACCAGAGGTATTCATCACTTGGACTTGGAACTCTATATGAGGGTTATGAAGAAGAGCCAGAAAGCATGAGATGGGTATCACAGTACGCTGATGCTAACATGGTTAAGACAGACTTCTTTGAGGCTAAGTCTACAGCTTATGCTAAGAGCAGTGCTATCGAAGACGATCTCTAA